Genomic DNA from Desulfuromonas versatilis:
CTGGGGGCCCTGGTGGCCTCCTCGGTCACGGCCTTCACCGTGCTTAAATGGGCCGGTGCGGCCTACCTGGTCTACCTGGGGTACCGCAAATGGACCGACCAGGGGACGGTGGAAATCAGCCGGGGACAGGCCGGCGAGGCCAGCGCCTGGAAAATGTTCAACCAGGCCGCCCTGGTCAACCTGACCAACCCCAAGGCCCTGGTGTTCCTGGTGGCGCTGTTTCCCCAGTTCATCGACCCGGCCCGGCCCCAGCTGATGCAGTTTTTCATTCTCGGCCTGACCCTGGTCGGGGTCGATATCCTGGTCATGTTCGGTTATGCTTCGCTGGCCTCGTCCCTGCGGCAACTGCTCAGCAGCCGTCGCCACATGCGCATCCAGAACCGCATTTTCGGCGGGCTTTTCGTCGGCGCCGGCGCCCTGCTGGCCTCGGTCAAGTCCTGAGGTCGCAGAGTCGGGGGCTTCACCGTTGCATCCGGCAATGAATCTGGTTTAGTTTAAGTCTAGAAGTCTGCTGCTCAAGGAGGAGGGGAAGATGATTCTTGTCAGGTTGAAGGACGGCACGTTCAAGAAGGTCCCCACCGATCTGCTGACCCGGATGATCGAATCGGAAGAGATCACCCACTTCCGGCGCACCGACGGCTGGGTCGCGGTCGGCAGCGATGCGGTGCGCAAGCGGCGCAGCCCCTTCTACCACGGCGAGGAGCGGCGCGGCTGGAAGCGCTTCCCCTGAGCGGATGATAGCGGAAACAAAACAGCGAAAGCCGGGCCCAAGGGCCCGGCTTTCGTCGTTCTGGGGGAAATCTCCGGCTTCCGCTAACCGCCCAGGTAGGCCTTTTTCACCTCGGGGTTGCCGAGCAGCTGCTCCCCGGTCCCCTCGGCGACGATGGTCCCGGTGTCGAGCACGTAGCCGCGGTGCGCCAGGTGCAGGGCGAGGTTGGCGTTCTGCTCGACCAGCAGCAGGGTCAGCCCCTCCTGGTTGAGCTTTTTCAGCGTGCGGAACATCTCGTACTTGAGCAGCGGCGCCAGGCCCATGGAGGGTTCGTCGAGCAGCAGGAAGTTGCAGCCGGTCATGATCGCCCGGCCCACGGCGAGCATCTGCTGTTCGCCGCCGCTGAGCGATTCGGAGCGCTGCTTCTTTCGTTCGGCGAGGCGGGGGAATAGGTCGAAGACCTTCTGGTAGTCCAGCTTGATCCCCTCGGCGTCCTTGCGGGCGTAGGTGGCCAGCTCCAGGTTCTCCAGGACCGTCAGGTTGCCGAAGATGCGCCTTCCTTCGGGGACCAGCGCCAGCTTGAGCTGGTCGACGATCACGTGGGGCGCCGTCTTGAGGATCGAATCGCCGCGCAGGCGGATCTCGCCGCCCACCACCCGCGGCGCCTCCGGCGGGGGGAGGCGGGCGATGCTGTAGAGGGTGGTGGTCTTGCCGGCCCCGTTGGCGCCGATCAGGGTGACGATCTCCCCTTCCTTGACGTGGAAGGTGATCCCGTGCAGGGCCTGGATGTTGCCGTACTTGACTTCCAGGTTTTCAACCGAGAGCAGCATCAGATATTGTCGTCTCCAAGATAGGCGGAAATGACCGCCGGGTGATTGCGAATTTCCTCGGGGGTACCTTCGGCGATGGTTTCGCCGAAGTCGATGACCTTGATCCGTGAGCAGAGCTGCATCATCACGTCCATGTGGTGCTCAATCATCAGGATCGTGACCTCGAACTTCTGGTGGATCCAGCGCACCAGGCGGATCAGCTCCAGCACGTCCTGCGAGTTGAGCCCGGCGGCCGGCTCGTCGAGCAGCAGCAGCTTGGGGCGCACCGACAGGGCCCGGGCGATCTCCAGCTTGCGCTGGGTGCCGTAGGGGAGGTTGCGCGGCAGTTCATCGGCGAAATCCGCCAGTCCCAGCGCCTCGAGCAGCTCGTGGGCGTACTCTTCGATCTCCTTTTCCCGGCGCTGGTAGCGCTTTGAACGCCACAGGCTGTCGACCACGCCGTAGCCCAGCCAGTGATGCTGGGAGATGCGGATGTTGTCGAGCACGCTCATCTCGTTCCACAGCCGGATGTTCTGAAAGGTGCGCGCCACCCCCAGGGCCGTGACCTTGTGCGGCTTGCGCCCGGCGGTGTCGACCTCGTTGATCAGGATCTGCCCCTCGCTCGGCTGGTAGAAGCCGCTGATCATGTTGAACACCGTGGTCTTGCCGGCCCCGTTGGGCCCGATGAGGCCGGAGAGCTCGCCCCCCTCGAGGGTGAGGTTGAAATTGTTGACGGCGCGCAGCCCGCCGAAGCTCTTGCCCAGGTTCTTGATTTCCAGTACCGCCATGCCTTGAGATCTCCCTTCGCGCCTTACTTGAACCGGTAGAAGCGGCGCAGCCGCGGGAACAGGTGCTGCAGCTCACGGTTGCCCATGATCCCCTCGGGGCGGAACTGCATGAGGATGATCAGCAGCAGCGGGATGACGATCCACTTGATGATCTGCAGTGGGCGCAGCGCCTCGAGCAGCAGGGTGAAGAGCACCGCCGAGAGGACCGATCCGGAGAGCGAACCCATGCCGCCCAGGTAGACCATGACCAGCACCTCGGTCGACTTGAGGATGGTGAAGGAGCCGGGGTTGACGTAGCCCATGATGTGGGCGAACAGCCCGCCGGCGATCCCCGCCAGCCCCGAGGAGAGCATGAAGGCGACCATCTTCATCTTGTTGGTGTTGACGCTCATGATCTCGGCGGCGACCTCGTCCTGGCAGATGGCCGAGACCCCCTTGCCGTAGGTGGAGGAGACGAAGCGGCGCAGCACGAAGACGCAGAACACGGTGAAGATGAACACCCACATGGGCATCCAGGGCAGATAGGCGACATCCTCCATGGCCCGCACCACCCCCTTCATCCCCATGAAGCCGCGGGCGCCGCCGATCACCCCCATGTTCTCTATCGCGCTGATGACGATGTAGTTGGCGGCGATGGTGATGATCGCCAGGTAGTCGCCGCGGGTCTTGAAGGAGGGGAAGGCGACCAGCAGCCCGGCCAGGGCCGCGGCCGCCCCGCCGGCCAGGATGACCAGCGGAAAGCCGTAGATCGCCAGGTCGGGGGAAAGCAGCGGCTCGCCGAAGACCCGGTCCTTGGCGAACAGCAGCACGCCCAGCACCGAGGAGACGTAGGCGCCCACCGCCATGAAGCCGGCGTGGCCGCAGGAGAACTCGCCCATGTAGCCATTGACCAGGTTGAGGCTGGTGGAGAGGATGATGTTGACCCCCATGAACATCAGCACCGAGAGGGCGTAGAGGCCGATCAACTCCTCGTGGGCCGCGTAGCTGAAGGAGAAGAAGGCTGCGGCAAGAATGGCGGGGATGGTGTATTTCTGCATAGAGGTTTCCGTAAAGTAAGTCTTGTCAGATCTTGGTGGTCTTCGCCACCCCGAACAGACCGGTCGGCTTGAAGGTCAGGATGACCAGCAGCACCGTGAAGGCCAACAGGTCGCGGAAGGTGGAGGGGAAGACCGCCACCACCAGGATTTCCACGGCGCCGAGCAGAAAGCCGCCGAGGAAGGCTCCGCGGATGTCGCCGATGCCGCCGACCACCGCGGCGATGAAGGCCTTCCAGCCGATCAGCGCGCCCATGTAGGGCTCCAGCACCGGGTAGCTCATGGCAAACAGGATCCCCGCCAGCCCGGCGAAGGAGGAGCCGAGCACGAAGGTGGCGACGATGATGGTGTCGATGGGGATGCCCATCAGCGGCACCGCGAACTTGTCGTAGGAGATGGCCCGCATGGCCATGCCGACCCGGGTCTTGGTGACGATGAAGTGCAGCAGCACGAAGACCAGGATGGCAGTCAGGATGACCGCCAGCTTCAGGTTGGTGAAGCTCACCCCGCCGACGTTGTAGACCGTCTCGGGGATCATCGCCGGAAACGCCTTGCGGCTGGCGCCGAGCAGGGCCAGGTTGCCGTGCTCCAGCATCAGGCCGGCCATCAGCGCGGTGATGACCACGTAGAGCCGGTTGGCTCCCTTGCGTCGCAGCGGGCGGTAGGCGACCCGCTCCAGGGTTACCCCGACCGCCGAGGTCAAAATCATCGTCAGGGGGATGACCAGCACCAGCGCCGCCCAGCCGGGCAGCCCGGCGGCGGTCAGCAGGAAGGTGGCCACGAAGAAGGCGATGTAGGCGCCGACCATGAAGATGTCGCCGTGGGCGAAGTTGATCAGGGTCAGCACGCCGTAGACCAGGGTGTAGCCCAGGGCGATCAGGGCGTAGAAGCTCCCCCACTGCAGGGCGTTGAGGATGTTCTGAATGATCGTGGCAAGCAAGCTTAGATTCCTTTAAATGGCAACCGCAGAAGGCAAAATGGCAGGCCGGATTACCCGGCCTGCCACTTCGCGTCAGTTTGTTACGGTCTCTCGATGGGGTTCATCAGGGGCAGACCGACTTGGTGAAGACGAATTCGCCCGAGTCGCTGATCTTGACCACCACGGCGCACTTGACCGGGTCGCCCTGCTCGTCGAACTTCATGGTGCCGGTGATGCCGTCGAAGCTCTTGATGGCGGCCATTCCTTCCTTGACCGCCTGGCGGTCGCGGCGCAGTTTGCCGGTCAGCTTACCGGCCTCCTGGATCCCCTGCAGCACGATGCGGGTGGCGTCCCAGGTCAGCGCGGCGACGTCGTCGGGGACGTTGCCGTATTTGGCGGTGTAGCGGTCGATGAACTCCTTGGTGGCGCCGGTGGCGCCGGCCGCGGCGTAGTGGGTGGAGAAGAACAGCCCTTTGCAGTCGTCGCCGCACAGCTCCATCAGCTCCGAGGAGCCCCAGGCGTCGGAGCCCATGAAGGGACCCTTCCAGCCGAGCTGGTGAGCCTGCTTGACGATCAGCGCCACCTGGTTGTAGTTGTCGGGAAGGAAGATGAAGTCGGGCTTGGCGGCGATGATCTTGGTCAGCTGGGCGCTGAAGTCCTGGTCCTTGGTACCGTGGCTTTCAAAGGCCAGCACGGTCCCTTGGCCCATTTTCTTTTCGAAGACTTCCTTGAAGATCTCGGCCAGGCCCTTGGAGTAGTCGTTGGAGAGGTCGTAAAGCACCGCCGCGGTCTTGGCGCCGAACTGCTCGACGGCGAAGTCGACGGCCACCGGACCCTGGAACGGGTCGAGGAAGGCGGCGCGGAACACCCAAGGGCGATCCAGGGTGGTGTCGGGGTTGGTCGACCAGGGGGAGATCATGACGGTTTCGTTGTCATTGGCGACCTGGCCGGCGGGAACCGCCTGCTTGCTGGAGTTGGGGCCGACCATGGCCAGTACTTCGTCTTTTTCGATCAGTTTCAGCGCGGTGGTGACGGCCGATTCGGCCTTGGCCTCGTTGTCCTCGTAGATGAACTCGAGCATGTACTTCTTGCCGCCGACTTCCAGTCCGCCCTTGCCGTTGATGTCTTCCTTGAGCATCTCTGCGGAGAGCTTGGACGACTCGCCGACCTTGGGGATGTCACCGGTCAGCGGGATGTTGAAGCCGATCTTGATGGTGTCGGCCGCCAGGGCGGGCGCCGCCGCCAGGGCCAACAGGGAAACCAGCGCCACCAGTTTCATTTTCTTCATGTACTCCTCCTGAATAGGGGTAAATAAGAAATCCCATCGGGCGTAACCGGGAACCGCCCCCGACAAGGCAAGACTAAGTGATTTTGATACAATGAAACATTGGGAAATGTCAAGCTAACTTGCGTACTTCACGGCGGACCGGGCGATATTCAGCGGCCGTCTGGTGATGCCGGGGGGGCGTTTCGGTCATTAGCCCGACGCCCTGGTTCGCTTGCGCCCCGGGGATGCGAACAAAAAGGGCCCGGGTGAACTTGCATCTCCACCGGGCCCCGTTGCTGGCTCAGCAGGGCCACGACCTTGTGTCCCGCTGGTTAAATTTCCAATATTTATACCCGGGACGGGGAGGCGGGTCAAGGTTAATCCACCCACCCCTCAGGGCAGAATGGGACCCTGCTCGGCAGGGTTGCGGGCGGCGGCCGATATGAGTAGAATGTCGCCACTTCCCCCAGGAAAGGCGATTCATGGAAAACAAGATGGTCCTTATCACTGCCGCCGGCCCCGACCGGCCCGGCATCATCGCTGCGGTCACCGGCAACATTGCCGCGGCCGGGGCGCGCATCCGCGACATCGAGCAGACCGTGACCCACACCCTGCTCTCGCTTTCGGTGCTGATCGATTTTCCCACCGGCGAAAGCGACCAGAAGCCGCTGATCAAAGACCTGCTGTTTCTGGCCAAGGAACTCGGCCTGGACCTCGACTTCCAGGTGCTTGACGAGGTCGAGTACCGGCGCAAGAGCAACCGCTTCTCCTATGTGCTGACCATCCTCGGCGGCGAGGTCAACGCCCGTGCCTTGGCGCGGGTGTCGGCGGTTCTTGCCGAACACGAGGTCAACATCGAGCGGATCTCCAAGCTCACCCAGGGGCAGCTGCGCTGCGTGGAGTTTCTCGTCACCGCTCCCGAAACCCTCGACGTCAAGGCCATGACCCGCAAGCTGCTGCACGCCGGAGCCAACCTCGGGGTCGACATCGCGGTGCAGAAGGAGAGCCTCTACCGGCGCAACAAGCGCCTGGTGGTGATGGACATGGACTCGACCCTGATCCAGATCGAGGTCATCGACGAGCTGGCGCGCCTCGCCGGGGTCGGCGAGCAGGTCGCTGAAATCACCGAGCGGGCCATGAACGGCGAACTCGATTTCCAGGGGGCCCTGCGCGAGCGGGTCGCGCTGCTCAAGGGGCTCAAGGCCGAGGCCCTCGAGCAGGTCTACCGCAACATCCCCTTCACCCCCGGCGCCAAGAACCTGGTGCGCATCCTCAAGCGTCTGGGCTTCAAGACCGCGGTCATCTCCGGGGGCTTCAAGTTCTTCACCGACCGTCTGCAGCAGGAGCTGGGGCTCGACTACGCCTACGCCAACCAGCTCGAAATCGAGGGCGGGCAAGTCACCGGCGGGGTGGTGGGGACCATCGTCGACGGCGCCCGCAAGGCCCAGCTGCTCGAGGAGATCGCCCGCCAGGAGGGGGTCACCCTGGACCAGGTGATCGCCATCGGCGACGGCGCCAACGACCTGCCGATGCTCGACAGGGCCGGGCTGGGGATCGCCTTCAACGCCAAGGCGCGGGTCCGCGAGCAGGCCAACTACCATATCAACCAGCAGAGTCTCGATTCGATCCTCTACCTGCTCGGGCTCTCCGAGCGGGAGATGGAGGAGATCGCCGGGTGAGGCTGCCCGAACCTCTGCTCGATGGGACCCTGGTGCGCCGCTACCAGCGCTTTCTCGCCGACGTGCAGCTGGCCGACGGCACCCTGGTCACCGCCCATACCCCCAACACCGGCAGCATGAAGCAGTGCGCGGTGCCGGGGCACCGGGTGCTGGTCTCGCTCAGCGACAACCCCAAGCGCAAGCTGCAGCACACCCTGGAGCTGATCCGGGTGAACGGCCACTGGGTCGACACCCACACCCACCGCACCAACCGGGTGGTGGAGGAGGGGCTGAAAACCGGGCGGATCGCGGAGCTCTCCGGCTTCAGGGTGAGCCCCGAATACCCCTTCGGCGGCAGCCGCATCGATTTTCTGCTGGAAAACGGCGCCGGCCGGGCGCTGGTGGAGGTGAAAAACGTCACCCTCTGCTGCGAG
This window encodes:
- a CDS encoding GSU3473 family protein; its protein translation is MILVRLKDGTFKKVPTDLLTRMIESEEITHFRRTDGWVAVGSDAVRKRRSPFYHGEERRGWKRFP
- the serB gene encoding phosphoserine phosphatase SerB produces the protein MENKMVLITAAGPDRPGIIAAVTGNIAAAGARIRDIEQTVTHTLLSLSVLIDFPTGESDQKPLIKDLLFLAKELGLDLDFQVLDEVEYRRKSNRFSYVLTILGGEVNARALARVSAVLAEHEVNIERISKLTQGQLRCVEFLVTAPETLDVKAMTRKLLHAGANLGVDIAVQKESLYRRNKRLVVMDMDSTLIQIEVIDELARLAGVGEQVAEITERAMNGELDFQGALRERVALLKGLKAEALEQVYRNIPFTPGAKNLVRILKRLGFKTAVISGGFKFFTDRLQQELGLDYAYANQLEIEGGQVTGGVVGTIVDGARKAQLLEEIARQEGVTLDQVIAIGDGANDLPMLDRAGLGIAFNAKARVREQANYHINQQSLDSILYLLGLSEREMEEIAG
- a CDS encoding ABC transporter ATP-binding protein, with translation MLLSVENLEVKYGNIQALHGITFHVKEGEIVTLIGANGAGKTTTLYSIARLPPPEAPRVVGGEIRLRGDSILKTAPHVIVDQLKLALVPEGRRIFGNLTVLENLELATYARKDAEGIKLDYQKVFDLFPRLAERKKQRSESLSGGEQQMLAVGRAIMTGCNFLLLDEPSMGLAPLLKYEMFRTLKKLNQEGLTLLLVEQNANLALHLAHRGYVLDTGTIVAEGTGEQLLGNPEVKKAYLGG
- the sfsA gene encoding DNA/RNA nuclease SfsA; translation: MRLPEPLLDGTLVRRYQRFLADVQLADGTLVTAHTPNTGSMKQCAVPGHRVLVSLSDNPKRKLQHTLELIRVNGHWVDTHTHRTNRVVEEGLKTGRIAELSGFRVSPEYPFGGSRIDFLLENGAGRALVEVKNVTLCCEPQTACFPDAVTTRGQKHLRELMEAVRQGYRAVIFFLVQRGEAAAFTPADAIDPEYGRLLREAAAAGVEVLAYKSLVSPRENRVGERIPVLL
- the rhtB gene encoding homoserine/homoserine lactone efflux protein — its product is MSIEVWLSYFLAVVILSVSPGAGAVNTMSTSIRVGVRRSIPAIFGLQAGLALDILLVGFGLGALVASSVTAFTVLKWAGAAYLVYLGYRKWTDQGTVEISRGQAGEASAWKMFNQAALVNLTNPKALVFLVALFPQFIDPARPQLMQFFILGLTLVGVDILVMFGYASLASSLRQLLSSRRHMRIQNRIFGGLFVGAGALLASVKS
- a CDS encoding ABC transporter ATP-binding protein, giving the protein MAVLEIKNLGKSFGGLRAVNNFNLTLEGGELSGLIGPNGAGKTTVFNMISGFYQPSEGQILINEVDTAGRKPHKVTALGVARTFQNIRLWNEMSVLDNIRISQHHWLGYGVVDSLWRSKRYQRREKEIEEYAHELLEALGLADFADELPRNLPYGTQRKLEIARALSVRPKLLLLDEPAAGLNSQDVLELIRLVRWIHQKFEVTILMIEHHMDVMMQLCSRIKVIDFGETIAEGTPEEIRNHPAVISAYLGDDNI
- a CDS encoding branched-chain amino acid ABC transporter permease, translated to MQKYTIPAILAAAFFSFSYAAHEELIGLYALSVLMFMGVNIILSTSLNLVNGYMGEFSCGHAGFMAVGAYVSSVLGVLLFAKDRVFGEPLLSPDLAIYGFPLVILAGGAAAALAGLLVAFPSFKTRGDYLAIITIAANYIVISAIENMGVIGGARGFMGMKGVVRAMEDVAYLPWMPMWVFIFTVFCVFVLRRFVSSTYGKGVSAICQDEVAAEIMSVNTNKMKMVAFMLSSGLAGIAGGLFAHIMGYVNPGSFTILKSTEVLVMVYLGGMGSLSGSVLSAVLFTLLLEALRPLQIIKWIVIPLLLIILMQFRPEGIMGNRELQHLFPRLRRFYRFK
- a CDS encoding ABC transporter substrate-binding protein translates to MKKMKLVALVSLLALAAAPALAADTIKIGFNIPLTGDIPKVGESSKLSAEMLKEDINGKGGLEVGGKKYMLEFIYEDNEAKAESAVTTALKLIEKDEVLAMVGPNSSKQAVPAGQVANDNETVMISPWSTNPDTTLDRPWVFRAAFLDPFQGPVAVDFAVEQFGAKTAAVLYDLSNDYSKGLAEIFKEVFEKKMGQGTVLAFESHGTKDQDFSAQLTKIIAAKPDFIFLPDNYNQVALIVKQAHQLGWKGPFMGSDAWGSSELMELCGDDCKGLFFSTHYAAAGATGATKEFIDRYTAKYGNVPDDVAALTWDATRIVLQGIQEAGKLTGKLRRDRQAVKEGMAAIKSFDGITGTMKFDEQGDPVKCAVVVKISDSGEFVFTKSVCP
- a CDS encoding branched-chain amino acid ABC transporter permease, which encodes MLATIIQNILNALQWGSFYALIALGYTLVYGVLTLINFAHGDIFMVGAYIAFFVATFLLTAAGLPGWAALVLVIPLTMILTSAVGVTLERVAYRPLRRKGANRLYVVITALMAGLMLEHGNLALLGASRKAFPAMIPETVYNVGGVSFTNLKLAVILTAILVFVLLHFIVTKTRVGMAMRAISYDKFAVPLMGIPIDTIIVATFVLGSSFAGLAGILFAMSYPVLEPYMGALIGWKAFIAAVVGGIGDIRGAFLGGFLLGAVEILVVAVFPSTFRDLLAFTVLLVILTFKPTGLFGVAKTTKI